In Candidatus Poribacteria bacterium, the genomic window TCGTCGGAGCGATCCATCGCCGACCTGAGCAGCGGACAGCCCGCGCGCCAGATCCGCGCGGCGGCTCGGCTCGTGAAGTCACCGGACGCGAAGACGATCCCAGCCCTCACGGCGGCGATGCGTTCCGAGGACGCCGACGTTCGGGCGGCGTGCTCCCGCGCGATCGCTCAGACGGGCGACCGTGGAGCCATTGAGCGCGCCGCCACGGTGATGGCGCAGGACGCGATGGGCCCGGTTCCCGACGTGGCGATCCGGGCGGTCAACATCCTGGGCGAGCTCGGTCAGCCGGCGCTTCCGGAGCTCATGACGGTTGCCACGGTGGTGACAGAGGAGCCGCTGCGCAAGGCGTCCGAGTCAGGGCTGGATCGTCTCTTGGTTCCGGAAGAGGTCTCGCCAACCGACCGCGACCGCGCGATGGAAGTGCTGCTGGCGGCGCTGGAGGAGACGGATCGGACGCTCTACGACGCGAGCTTTGCGACGCTCCGGTTCGTTACGCCTCTCATGACCGAATCGTTGATCGAGCACGGGCTGTCGTATCCGAATCCGTTCGTTCGCAAAGCCGTCGCCATCGCCCTTTCGAGCCAGGCGACGGTTCCCGTGGCCAAGGCGCTTGCGGCCTCGCTCAACGATCCAGACTCCGACGTGAGGACGGCGGCTGCCGAGGCGCTGGGCGTGATCCGGAACCCGGGCGCGAAAGAGTACCTGCAGCGTGCTGCGGAGACTGACATCGATCTGGGCGTCCGACGCGCAGCACAATCCGCCCTGGATGCGCTGCCCTGACTTCCCGCCGAGAAGGAATGCCCATGGACGTGATCGAGGCGATCCGTACGCGCCGCAGCATCGGGACAGTCCGTGAGGACACGCCTCCCATCGAGGCGATCCACGCGATCCTCGAGGCGGGCACGTGGGCTCCGAACCATTACGGGGTGGAACCCTGGCGGTTCTTCGTGCTCACGGGCGATGCCCGGGCTCGCCTCGGAGATGTGGACGCTGCGATCACGGCGGACACGCTCCCGGACCATATCGACGCCGCCGTGAAGGCGGACCTCCTTGCGAAGCAGAAGGCGAAATCGTTCCGCGCTCCCTACATCATCATCGTGGTCGTCGACAAGCCCTCGGCTGAGAAGGTCATCTACATCGAGAACATCGCGGCGGTGGGAGCCGCCGTCCAGAACATGCTGCTCGCCGCACACTCGCTCGGTCTGGGAGCCAAGTGGCGGACCGGCAAGGTCGCCTACAGCGCGCGAACCAAGGCGTTCCTTGGGCTGGACGATGACGCGGACATTCTCGGCTTCGTCTATGTCGGCTACCCCGACGAGGAGCCCGAGCCCGGCGAGCGGCAGCCGTTCGACCGCAAGACGACCTGGCTCACGTAGGACGGGCACCCGTGCAGCCGCTCGCGATCGTCTTCTTGGCATTCGTGGCGACCATCACGGCGATCTATGGCGCTGCCGCGTTCGCGTTGGTCGCCGGGTCGTGGATGCTGCCAAGGGGGGGGCGTCGCCATCTGAATGCTGCCGACCTGCCCTTCGTAACGGTTGTCGTGGCGGCGCGCAACGAGTCGTCGAACGTCGCCGCTTGTCTCGACTCTCTGCTCGCCGTCGATTATCCCACCGACCGCTTCGAGGTGTTGTTCATCGACGACCACTCCGAAGACGACACGCGTTCCCGCGCCGAAGCCATCGCCGCCCAATGCGGCAACGTTCGCGTCCTCGCCCTAGCCGATCTCACTGACGACCGGCTTCGAGGCAAGCAGAACGCGTTGGACTTCGGCATCCGAAGCAGTCAGGGCTCCATCATCGCGAGCACCGATGCGGACTGCGTCGTTCCGCCCACGTGGCTGTCGAACATCGTGAGCCACTTTCTGGACGACACCGGCGTCGTCATCGGGTTCTCGATGCTGGATCGCCCGCGTGTACGCGACCGCGCGCTGGTCAAGCTCCAATCGCTGGAGCTCCTCGCCCTGTTCGCGACGTTCGCCGCCAGCCTGCGGTGGAACATCGCGCTGGCGTGCACCGGCAACAACCTGGCGTATCGAAGATCGGTCTACGAGGAGCTCGGCGGATTCTCCAAGATGGGATTCACCGTCGCCGAAGACAACATGTTCGTGCAGTGGGTGAACCGTCACACGACGTGGCGCATCGAAGTCGCCACGGAAGCCGCCGCAACCGTGTGGACCGCGCCGATGCCGACGTTCCGGGCGTTCTTGAGACAACGCCTCCGATGGGCGTCGAACAGCTTGGAGAACCGCTTTTCGGCGGTGTGGTTCATGGTCGTCGCGTACGGCGTGAACTGGCTCATGCCGACGGCAGTCGTCCTGGGCTTGCTCGGATGGGTGTCGCTGCCCTGGGCGCTCGCCATCGCCTCCGTGAAGGCTCTGCCGGAGCTATGCCACCTGTGGCGCACGCTCTCCTTGTTCGGTCGGCGGGACCTGCTGCCGTACGTGCCACTCGTGGGGCCCTTCCACACGCTCTACGTGCTGATCGTTGGCATCGCCGGTCTGTCGGGACGCGTTGTCTGGAAGGACCGGGAACACGACACGCAGCGGAAACGTTGACCGCCGGGGAGGAACCCATATGGCGGAGCTCGTGACCAGGCGTCTGCGGATACGAAGGTTCCGGGCAACCGATTGGCGCGAGATGCAGGACTACGTGTCCAGACCGGACGTCACGCGGTACGACCACGAATACCCGACGTCCGACGAAGCGTGCCGGAGCTTGGCGCAGTTCTTCGCCGGCAATGACGGCTTCTGGGCGGTATGCCTCCAGGAAGCGGGACAGCTCATCGGTCACGTCGTCTGCACGCGAAAGGAGCCGGCTGAACTGATGACCTGGCAGCTCGGGTTCGTGTTCAACCCGTCATACCACGGCAGAGGCTACGCGACCGAAGCCTGCCATAGGGTTCTCGAGCACGTGTTCGTGGATCAGGGAGCTTACCGCGTCGAGTCGGCGTGCCACCCGGACAACATCCCGTCGTGGCGACTCATGGAGCGACTCGGCATGCGCTGTGAAGCCCGTCACGTCAAGAGCGGCTTCCTGAGACGGTCGCAAAGCGGCGACCCGATCTGGTGGGATTCGCGTATCTACGCCATACTGGCGGACGAATGGCGGTCGGTTCCGACGCTGGTTTAGGGGGATCGCATGCAACTGCGGGGGAAGGTCGCGCTCGTCACCGGCGCGAACTCGGGCATTGGCGAAGCGTCTGCGCGGCTTTACGCGGCTGAGGGCGCGAGGGTCGGTCTGCTCGCGCGACGAGTAGACAAGACTCGAGAGACGGTTCGCGAGATCGTCGATGCAGGCGGCGAAGCGATGGCGCTGACGGCGGACATTTCGCAGCCCGACCAGATATCGGGCGCGATGGACGAGTTGGTCGCGAAGTGGGGCAGGCTCGACATCGTGTTGGCGAACGCCGGTATCAACGGGGTCTGGGCCCCTATCGAAGACCTGACGCCGGAGGAATGGGATCAGACGCTGGGCATCAACCTCAAGGGCACGTTCCTGACGGTGAAGTACGCGATTCCGCATCTGAAAAAGCAGGGAGGCTCCGTCATCATCACGTCTTCGATCAACGGGACTCGGCAGTGGAGCCTTACGGGAGCCACCGCCTACTCCTGCTCGAAGATGGGCCAGGTGACATTCGCCAAGCACGCTGCCGTCGAGTTGGGTCGGTTCGGCATCCGCGTCAACGTGATCTGCCCGGGCTGGATCCAGACGAACATCGGCGAGAACACGTGGCCCCGGAACCGCGAAGACGTACGCATTCCCGTGCAGTTCCCGACGGGAAGGAACCCGCTGACTCGCAAAGGTCCCGGCAGTCCGGAGCAATGCGCGCAATTGGCGTTGTTCCTCGCTTCCGACGCGTCGAGCCACATCAACGGGTCGGAAATCTGGATCGATGGCGGCGAGTCGCTCGTCACGGTCGGCTAGGGCGCAACCGTGCCCATGAGTCCTGACCCGACCGCTCCGCTGACACCATTCGTCTCGTCATGTGCTGACTGCGCGCCGCGAGGGCACCTATGAAGCTGAATGTCGGCTGCGGCATGGACTACCGCGAAGGCTATGTCAACATCGACGCGAGCGATAGGCTGCCGCGAGTCGACCTCGTCCTCGACGTCTCGGATCCACAGTGGCGAAGCCGATTCACGGAGGCATCGGCAGAACGCATCGTCGCGCAGGATCTTCTCGAGCATCACTTCCATTGGCAAGCCGTGAGACTCCTTGCGGACTTCCTGTGGCTCCTACAACCTGGCGGCGACTTGGAAGTGCGAGTGCCGGACGCCGCGCGTCTGCTGCGCCGCTGGTGGGCGTCGCCGGAGAAGCGGGTCCGCCAGTTGTTCGGGGGTCAAGACATCGCTAGCCCGCGCGACTCCGCCGAGATGGAAGAATCCCGGCGAATGAACCCCGAGCTGTTCTGCCACCGGTATGCGTACACGCGAGCGATGATGCGGACCGAGCTCAAGAGCGCAGGCTACGCTGACATCACGACGACACGCCAGGGGCCCAACTTCGTCGCGAAGGCGCGGAAGCCGAAATAGCCACACCGACATCGGTTCCACTGAGAAGGACCACAGACACCATGTCGACGCATCGAGGGATCCGCATGGTTCAGGACGACCGCATCGGAGCCGCCATCGGCGAAGCCGCGAGGAGCCAGCTAGACAGGCGGCTCGCGGCAATCCATGCGGCGTTCGCCGAGGAAGCGACGATGCCGGTCGAGGAGCTCCAGAGACGACTCCGCGCATGGACTCGCAGCCACCAGCAGACGCGAGACATCGAGCAGGTCGTGCGCCTTGCCGAGCGCGTTCGGAACGAATTCGCTGTCCTCGTGACGATCGGGATCGGTGGGTCGGACCTGAGCGCGCGCGTCTACCACGACGTTCTGAACCACCCGTACCACAATCTGCTCCCACCCAAAGAGCGCGGTGGAGCCCCGGAAGTCTACTTCACCGGGGATACGTTCGACCCAATGCGACTGAACGGTCTGCTCGATATGCTGACGTCGCGGGGACTGCTCAGCCAGACGCTGTTCAACGTGATCAGCAAGTCGGGGAGGACCGGCGAGACCATCGCCTCGTTGATGATCGTCCGAGATGCGCTCCGGGCTCTTCCGGGGGCATCGACGTACGGCTGGCGGCGGCAGGTCGTGGCGACTACGGGACTCAACGACGGCAGCGCCTTGTTCCAGCTCCATGGCGAGAGCCCCTTCTACGGAGACGAACTGCTCCCTGTGCCGGACGGCGTCGGAGGGCGGTTCTCCGCCTTCTCACCGGTTGGCACGTTCTTTCTCGCCGCGACGGCGGGCAAGGGCGAGACTCCGCGTTCGCGGCTGGAGGACGCCCTGGCGGGAGTTGAGGATGCCGCCGGAGCTTTCGCTGCGCCACCTGACGCGGATGCCAACGTCGCCTGCCGGTTGGCGCGCTGGCTTCACGTCGGCGAGACGTTCGGCGGCAAATCGACGGTCGTGTTCTACCACTATGCCGACTGCCGCAGCCTCGGCGACTGGTTCACGCAGCTCGTCGAGGAGTCGATTCAGGAACGCGGCGAGGGCGTCAATGTCATCCCGACATGCGGGCCCACGGGCAATCACTCGATCCTCAACGGGATTCTCGCGGGCCCGCGCGACAAGTCGGTGCTCTTCACGACGTGGGAGGACCTGGGAACCGATCGGGCGATACCTGCCGACCTGGGCATCGACGGCGAGATGAAGTCGCTCGAAGGGCTGACAATGGCGCAGATGCAGGCGGCGTCGTACAGTGGCACGGCAGAGGATTTGACGGCGAACGGCATCCCCACGGCGACCCTTTGGTCGCCACGGAGAGACGCACGGAGTCTCTGTCGCCTCATGCGCGTGTTCATGGACACCGTCGCGATGAAGGGCAGGCTACAGCGGCTCCATGTCACCGACGAGTCGCAGGTGGACCCGACGCACGACCTGACGTACCTCCAGGACGGCGTCGAGGGCTACAAGAAGCGCACGCTGCGGTTTGCCGTAGAACTGCGGAAGGCATGAGCCAGCCCGGACGGATCGCGTACATCCGACCTGCCATTGGACGCCACGACGCCTCGTGGTATGCTCGAGCCACGGTGAGGTTGCCCCGGCTCGTGTGGACGACACGACGGTCGTCGTGACGGGTGGTGGCTTACGGAGACCCCTATGCTTTCCTCGAAGACTGAGACCATCGTCGAGGCGCTCAAGAAGCAAGCGCCTCCGGTTTCCCTTGCGCCTCAAGCGATCAGAGACCCGGAACTGGCGCACGCGATCGCATCTCTGGACACTCGTTCGCTGTTCTCCGTTCCGGTGGCTGAGCCGGCGTTCGCGCAGGCGTTCCTCAGCGGGCTTTACCTGCTGAACGACGACCTGTGGGAGTCCCACCGGTTGGCGATGAGCGACAGCGCTCCGGAGGTCGCGCGAGCCACGCTCGATTACTGGCACGGCATCATGCATCGACGCGAGCCGGACTACCCGAACTCCAAGTATTGGTTCCGGCGCGTCGGTTCCCATGAGCTCTTCCCACAAGTTCTGTCGGCGGCGCAAGCCACGCTGGCGTCCACCGGGCCCACGGTTGTCGACGCGGTACGGTCGTGGAAGGTATGGAACCCGTTCGCCGTCGTGGACATGGTTGAGCATCTCGCAAGCCGCAGCGGAGCCGATGTCGAAGTTCTCCAGACGATCCAGGCACACGAGATGCTCCTCCTGTTGGACTACTCGGCGCGTCGGGCTACGGGACGGCGATGAAGCACCCGGGTGCTGCCGCGTTGTTCGCCCTCCTCGTCGTAGCCGCGTTGGCGCTCTGGGCTGCCGACGAAGATGCGCCGTCGAGTCCCACCGACTTGGGCTCTACTTCGGAGCGGGTCGGACCGAGCCTCGTGCATGCCCTCGACGACCTTGCCGCGAACCCGCTGGCGGAGAAATGTTTCACCTGCCACGGCACAGAACCGAGCGCACGGGAGTGGGCGGAGTCCGGTCATGCATCGAACCTCGCGGCGTTGCGCAGGAGCCCGCTCGCGCAGGATGAGTGCTTGCCATGCCATTCGGCTCCGGCAGCGCCGACGGCGGCGAAGGCATGGAACCCGGACGGTGCGGGGCTCCAGGCAACGATATCGACGGCGGTCAACGAGGTGTCGTGTTCCTCGTGCCACAGCCACCTGAGCAAGCGCGACGCGCTGCTGGCGATGCCCGTCTCGCAGTTGTGCATCTCATGTCACACGATGGACTGCGGGTGCTCCGGCGAAGGCGTGATCCACCAGTCGCAAAGCGAGCTGTTCTTGGGCATCAAGGGCAAGGGGGTTCCCCCGACGCCGTCGATCCACGCGATTGAGACGAAGGGCAACTGCGCGTCGTGCCACATGTACCGACCTGCCGACACGGAGGGACAGGCGCTATCGTCGGGAGGGCATACGTTCCGAGCGGGCTGGGACAGTTGCTCGCGATGCCACGGCAACGGACCGAGCCTGACATCCTCGCGTAAGCGGCAGACTACGGCGTTGATGCGGCGCGTCGAGGCGGCGCTGGCGGATTCCTCAACGCGCAACGTATCCAAGTCGGCGCTCGAAGCGGCGCAATGGAACTATCAGATGGTTCTCAAAGACGGCGGCTACGGCGTCCATAATCCTACGTACGCGGCGCTGCTGCTTCGGCAGAGCCTTCGGTACCTCGGCGTGGAGCCGTAGGCGACCGCCGATTCCCGCGGGAACGACGCTGGGCTACTATATATCAGCGATCCGGCGATGCTTCAGCCATAACGCGTGACGAGGGAAGCAGTCAGCCATGGCAGGACGTAGGATCGGGGTACTGACGGGCGGTGGAGACACCAGCGCGCTGAATGCGACGCTCAAGGGCATCGCATTGGAGGCGGAGGACCACGGAGACTCGGTCATCGGCATCGAAGCCGGTTGGGCAGGCATGCTCGCAGACGGCTCTGCCGTGCACTTGCCCGCTTCGTCCATCGATGCGAGTCGTGGCGGGACGATCATTCGCACATCTCGCACGAACCTACGACGCATCGAAGGCGGTATCGAGCAGGCGTCCGAGCGCCTGACGCGGCTGGGACTCGATGGTCTGATCGCCATCGGGGGCGACGACACCCTGACGGTCGGAGTCGAGCTCGCGAAGTTCCATAGCGGCGTTCCCATCGACTTCGTCACGAAGACGATCGACAACGACGTCGGCACCAATCCCGGGCAAGGGGCTTCCTACGACTACGCCGCGATGACGAACTACTTCTGCCCCGGCTTCCCGACCGCCGCATCGTGGCTGATCGAGGCGGCAGACGCGCTCCGAACCACGGCATACTCCCATGACCGCGTCCTCGTCTTGGAGGCGATGGGCAGAACCGCCGGCTGGCTCGCCTTGTCCACGGCGTTCGGCGGCGCGGACTTCATCGTGATACCGGAGAGCCCGCTGGACATCCACCCGTTCCTCGAACTGGCTGCCGAGCGGTTCCGCGAGCGGCGTCACCTGGTCATCGTCATCGCCGAAGGGGCTGTTGGGCCCAACGGCAAACCGTTGACCGAGTCCGGAGTGAAGGACAGCTTCGGTCACGCGCGGTTGGGCGGCTGCTCGGAGTGGCTCGCTCGCGAACTCAAAGCCGACCTGGCTGAGCGCCTTGGGCTCCTGAGCGCATCGGGAATCAGCAACGTGATCGCGTCGTATCTCCAGCGGTGCGGGTCGCCGTCGGAGGTGGACCGTGAGACGGCGTGTGCCCTCGGACGCGAAGCCGTGCGAACGCTGCTGGCTGGAGACTCCGGCAAAGTCGCCTGCCCTGTGCTGAAGGGCGACGAGATCGTGCCGGCGTCCCTCGACGTCGACCAAGTTCTGCCGCGCGACGCAGGCGGGACGATCATTCCGCGAACCGTCGATCCGCGCCTCTACGATGCGGATCGCTTCCAGATCACCGAGACGGGGATCCGGTACTTCGAGCGATTCATGGGACCCAAGCCGGACGAATACTCCACTCCGGCGCTTCGTCCGTATCCCTCGTGAGTCCGACGCGACCGTCGGACGCCTGTGACTGAGCCATGGAGACCCTCCGCGGAACGATCCAGGAGATCGTCTTCCACAGCGAAGACACCGGGTTCGTGGTTGCCAGGCTGAGTCCGGCAGGGCCCGACGGCGAACTCGTGACGGTCGTCGGCAGACTGGCAGCCATCGCGGTGGGTGAGCAGATCGAGGCGACCGGCGCGTGGGTGGAGCACCCGTCCTACGGGAGGCAGTTCCGCGCCGACTCCATCGTGCCCGAGCTCCCGACCACGCTCGATGGAATGGCGCGCTACCTCGGCACGGGGGTCGGCGAAGTCACCGCCCGCCGAATCGTCGACCACTTCGGCGAGCGCACGTTCGCCGTTCTCACCGAAACCCCAGACGACCTGCGACAAGTGCCTGGTGTGGGACCGGTTCGTTTGGCTCGCCTCCGCGACTTCTGGGAGCGGAACCAGGGCACGCGCAACCTGGCGGCGTTCATGAGTTCCGTCGGCATCGGGCCCGCGCTCGCGGCACGGATCGAGAAGCAGTTCGGCGACGATGCGGGAAGAATCGTCCAAGATGAACCGTACCGTCTGGCTCGCGAAGTCTCAGGGATCGGGTTCCGCACGGCTGACCGGATCGCGCTCGCCGCTGGAGTCGCCGCCGACAGCCCCGAACGCATCGAGAGCGCCGTCGAGTTCGCGCTCGAACAGCGAGCGTCTCGCGGCGACGTGTTCGTGCCCCTTTCCGAACTGGATCAGGCTGTCGGCGAGGTGCTCGACGCGTCCGAGGAGCAAGTCGCAGAGGCGCTGGCGCGTCTCGCAGACGCTCGGCGGGCCATCGTCGATGACGACCGCGTGTACCTCCACCCGCTGATGCAGTCGGAAGTCAGATCGGCGAATCGCCTGCGACTCCTCGCCCAGTGCCCGCCCATTCCAAGGAACGACGAAGCGATTCGGTCGGCTCTCGCAACGGTCGAGTCTGAGTTGGGCGTCGAGCTAGCTGAGCGTCAGCGCGAGGCGGTACTGGCTGCAGTGGCGCACTCCGCGTTCGTGCTGACCGGGGGGCCCGGCACCGGAAAGACGACAACCGTGCGAGGCATCGTCTGCCTGTTGGAGAGCCTGGGGCTGCGAGTCGCCCTGTGCGCGCCAACGGGTCGCGCCTCCAAGCGCCTCTCCGAGTTGACAGGCTCCGAAGCCGTCACGATCCACCGGATGCTGGGCTACTCACCCATCGACGGACGGTTCGGAGTGAGCGCGGCGAACCCGCTGGATGTAGACGCCGTCATTGTCGACGAGGTGTCGATGGTCGATATCGTCCTCTTCGACGCGTTGCTGCAAGGCATTCCCACCGGCGCGCATCTGGTGCTCGTTGGCGACGGCGAGCAGCTTCCCGCAGTCGGTCCCGGAAACGTGCTCCGCGACGTGATTGCATCCGGCGAGGTTCCCGTCATCGAACTTACGGAGCTGTTCCGGCAGTCCGAGGGCAGTTTGATCGTCACGAACGCCCACCGTATCCGTCGTGGCGACCCGCCTCAGAGCGGTGGCGGACCCGACCGCGATTTCTTCTGTCTTGAGGTCGATGATCCTGCCGAGGCGCAGCGTACGATGGTTCGTCTCTGCTCTGAGCGTCTGCCGGCGCACTACGGCTTCGATCCCATCCAAGACATTCAGGTTCTCGTCCCGATGCGGCGTGGGGCCCTGGGCACGAATGAACTGAACGCCGCTCTCCAAAGCGCCCTGAACCCCGACGGGGCTCTCCTCCGGCTCGGCAGTCGAGATTTCCGAGTCGGCGACCGCGTCATGCAGACGGTCAACAACTACACGAAGGACGTCTACAACGGCGACACCGGTCAGGTCGTCGGCGCATGGCCCAGCGATGGAGCCGTCGCCGTGCGGTACGCCGATGTGACCGTGTCCTACACTGGCGAGGACATCCATGAGCTGGCGCTCGCCTATGCGGTGACCGTGCACAAGTCGCAGGGAAGCGAGTATCCAGCCGTCGTGCTGGGGCTCCACACGCAGCATTACGTCATGCTTCGACGGAACCTTCTCTACACTGCCATCACACGGGCTCGGCGGCTGGTTGTGATCGTCGGGAACCGGATGGCGGTCGACCTCGCGGTCAGGACGAGCGATGAGGCGGGTCGCCGGTCGCATCTCGTGACACGGCTGTCGGAGCCAGCGCAGTTGCCATCTCGACTCCGCAGGTCGCTCCATGGATAGGCTTGTCAGCGCGCTGGGTTGGGACGACGCATGTCCAGACTGACCGCTCGGCGCGGGAGCGCGACGCACTTCCTCCGAAACTACATCGTCGGGGGCGTGCTCGGACTGCTGGTCGGGTTCATCGCCTACACGCAGTGGATCATTCGCGGTCTGGAGGCGAGCAACCGAGCGCTGATCGAACCGCTTGCCCAACTGTCCGCCTATCTGCCGTCGATCCGCGATCGCGAACAGAGCGAGTTGGTCCGTCAAATCGTCGCTGGCGTTGCGGAGCACGGTCGCATCCGGTTCATCATCGCTAGTGCCGACGGCACGCCGGTCGTCGCGCGGGGCGTGGATCGGGATTTGGAGGCGAAGCTCGACGCCGATCAGCCGCTCACAGCCAAGGAGGCGTCCGAGCTCCGAGTCGCCATGGAGCGGATGGAGTCTGCCGCCTCGCCGCTCGATCTGGAGTTCGCTCTTCTCCAAGGTCGGAGAGTCATCGGGAGCATCTACTACGCGGACGCCGACGCGACGGAACTGGCGGATCTGCCCTTCGTCCTGGTCGATGTGGAGGGCAGTCCCATCGCCTGGCGGATCTACGGGCCCTACGAGACGCTCGCGACGTCGGGAGAGAACGCAGCCCGGGCCCGAGCCTTGGTGCGCGATGCCGAACGGGACGGTCGCGTGCGCGAACTGCAGATCGACCCGCCCATGGCACAGGGACGGTTCTTCTACGAGCTGAGACCGCTGCGAGCGCTTGAGTGGATGCCCTACGTCCAGATCGCTCTCGTCGGGGGCTTCTTGGCAGGGGGACTCGCGCTGTACCGACGCATCCGGGTCGATGAGCAGGCGGCGACCTGGGCAGGACTGGCGAAGGAAAGCGCTCACCAGTTGGGAACGCCGGTTACGTCGCTGATGGGCTGGCTGGACTTGGCTCGCGAGTCGGGCATCGCTGCAGGTCCCGCCGGAATCGACGTGGTCGCGGAGATGGCGACGGATGTCGCAAGGCTCCAGCGGGTCGTGTCCCGGTTCGCCCAGGTCGGGCAGATACCCAATCGCGCGCCGGTGGATGTAAACGCGATGCTGGAGGAAGCCGTCAGATACTTCAGGAGCCGTCTGCCCTCCCGGTCCAAATCGACGACCATCGAGGCGAACCGTGAAAACACGCCTCCGGTCCTGGCGAATGCGGACCTCATGCAGTGGGTGTTCGAGAACCTGATCCGGAACGCTCTGGACGCCATCGACGCGTCCGATGTCGATGCCGGACATGTCCAGTTGGTCAGCCGCAACGACGCCAGGAACCGCCAGGTGCGTATCGCGGTCGCCGACAATGGCGGCGGGTTGCCCAAACGGAACTGGCGTCGCGCGTTCGCGCCCGGATTCACGACCAAGAAGCACGGGTGGGGCGTGGGACTGACCCTCGCGGAGCGCATCGTCGTAACGTACCACGGCGGGCAGATCCGCATCGTGGAGTCCAGTCCGTCGGGCACCACCTTCGAGGTCATTCTGCCCTACGCCCCGACGGACGCAGGCGAGCGGGACGACGACGCGTCGATCTCGGCGTCGCATCACGGACCGTGACCTGAGCGCATAGGAGTCATATGCCGTCAAGGCGCATTCTTTGGATTGACGACGAGATCGAGACGCTCCGTTCGCACGTGCTCTTCCTTCAGGCTCGCGATTACGACGTGACGCCCGCGGCGAACGGCAAGGACGGATTGGCGCTCATCGAGGATTCGTCCTTCGATGCCGTCCTGCTGGACCACCGCATGGTGGGCATGGACGGGCTGACCGTGCTCGAGGCGATCAAGTCGACGCGCCCGCACTTGCCAGTCATCATGGTGACTCAGAGCCGGGAAGAGGCGTTGGTCGATGAGGCGCTGAGGAACCGCGCGGATGACTTCCTGATCAAGCCGGTGCACGCGGTGCAGGTCGTCGGGACGCTTCGTCGGGTCATCGACCGCCGTCGGATCCTCGACGCGGCGCGACCTCAGCAGTACATGTCAGACCTGGCGGAGATCACCGCGAAGAAGAACGCTGCCCCGGACTGGCGTGAGTGGGCGGATATCTACTCGCGGCTGGTGATGTGGGACCTGCGGATCGACTCGCTGCACGAATCCGGGCTCGCTGACGCGCACGCGGAGCTTCGTGCGGAGTGCAACCGGCTCTTCTCCGACTACGTCGCCCAGAACTACGCCAAATGGACTCGCGGCGAGGACTCGCCCATCCTTTCGGTCGATGTGCTCGACACGTACGTGCTCCCGCACATCGAACGAGGAGAACAGGTCTATCTCGTCGTGTTGGACTGCCTGCGGTTCGACCAATGGTTGA contains:
- a CDS encoding HAMP domain-containing histidine kinase, whose translation is MSRLTARRGSATHFLRNYIVGGVLGLLVGFIAYTQWIIRGLEASNRALIEPLAQLSAYLPSIRDREQSELVRQIVAGVAEHGRIRFIIASADGTPVVARGVDRDLEAKLDADQPLTAKEASELRVAMERMESAASPLDLEFALLQGRRVIGSIYYADADATELADLPFVLVDVEGSPIAWRIYGPYETLATSGENAARARALVRDAERDGRVRELQIDPPMAQGRFFYELRPLRALEWMPYVQIALVGGFLAGGLALYRRIRVDEQAATWAGLAKESAHQLGTPVTSLMGWLDLARESGIAAGPAGIDVVAEMATDVARLQRVVSRFAQVGQIPNRAPVDVNAMLEEAVRYFRSRLPSRSKSTTIEANRENTPPVLANADLMQWVFENLIRNALDAIDASDVDAGHVQLVSRNDARNRQVRIAVADNGGGLPKRNWRRAFAPGFTTKKHGWGVGLTLAERIVVTYHGGQIRIVESSPSGTTFEVILPYAPTDAGERDDDASISASHHGP
- a CDS encoding ATP-dependent RecD-like DNA helicase, with amino-acid sequence METLRGTIQEIVFHSEDTGFVVARLSPAGPDGELVTVVGRLAAIAVGEQIEATGAWVEHPSYGRQFRADSIVPELPTTLDGMARYLGTGVGEVTARRIVDHFGERTFAVLTETPDDLRQVPGVGPVRLARLRDFWERNQGTRNLAAFMSSVGIGPALAARIEKQFGDDAGRIVQDEPYRLAREVSGIGFRTADRIALAAGVAADSPERIESAVEFALEQRASRGDVFVPLSELDQAVGEVLDASEEQVAEALARLADARRAIVDDDRVYLHPLMQSEVRSANRLRLLAQCPPIPRNDEAIRSALATVESELGVELAERQREAVLAAVAHSAFVLTGGPGTGKTTTVRGIVCLLESLGLRVALCAPTGRASKRLSELTGSEAVTIHRMLGYSPIDGRFGVSAANPLDVDAVIVDEVSMVDIVLFDALLQGIPTGAHLVLVGDGEQLPAVGPGNVLRDVIASGEVPVIELTELFRQSEGSLIVTNAHRIRRGDPPQSGGGPDRDFFCLEVDDPAEAQRTMVRLCSERLPAHYGFDPIQDIQVLVPMRRGALGTNELNAALQSALNPDGALLRLGSRDFRVGDRVMQTVNNYTKDVYNGDTGQVVGAWPSDGAVAVRYADVTVSYTGEDIHELALAYAVTVHKSQGSEYPAVVLGLHTQHYVMLRRNLLYTAITRARRLVVIVGNRMAVDLAVRTSDEAGRRSHLVTRLSEPAQLPSRLRRSLHG